A genomic segment from Desulfurella amilsii encodes:
- a CDS encoding ABC transporter ATP-binding protein, which yields MSIYAVDVIHLTKRFKVVEYNPTSIKTKFVSFIKSGFKRKKRPTITVLDDISFSIKKSTTFGIMGRNGAGKSTLLKLICGIITPTSGTIIRDGKIVPLLELGAGFHPELTAKENILINGLMLGLSKKEIEPKYDEILDFAELSHVADEPLRTFSSGMYIRLAFSVAININPDIVILDEIMGVGDQSFQKKSSKKILEFQQKGKTLIIVSHEPTLVEKICDQAMLIEKGKIVELGNPSNVTKAYIAMSS from the coding sequence ATGAGTATATATGCTGTAGATGTGATACACCTTACAAAGCGGTTCAAGGTAGTAGAGTATAACCCTACTTCTATAAAGACTAAATTTGTAAGTTTTATAAAAAGCGGTTTTAAAAGAAAAAAAAGGCCAACAATCACCGTTTTAGATGATATATCGTTTTCAATAAAAAAATCCACAACATTCGGTATAATGGGCAGAAATGGTGCTGGCAAAAGCACGCTTTTAAAGCTAATATGCGGTATTATCACGCCAACTAGCGGCACAATTATAAGGGATGGCAAAATTGTACCGCTTTTGGAGCTTGGGGCAGGCTTTCACCCAGAGCTCACCGCAAAAGAAAATATACTCATAAACGGACTTATGCTTGGGCTATCTAAAAAAGAGATAGAGCCAAAGTACGATGAAATCTTGGACTTTGCAGAGCTATCCCATGTGGCAGATGAACCTTTGCGTACATTTTCATCTGGTATGTATATAAGATTAGCCTTTTCTGTAGCTATAAATATAAATCCAGATATAGTTATATTAGATGAGATAATGGGCGTAGGCGACCAATCCTTTCAGAAAAAAAGCTCAAAAAAAATTTTAGAGTTTCAACAAAAAGGCAAAACGCTAATTATAGTAAGCCATGAGCCCACTTTAGTTGAAAAAATTTGCGACCAGGCTATGCTAATAGAAAAAGGCAAGATTGTAGAATTAGGAAACCCCTCAAACGTAACCAAAGCCTACATTGCTATGTCAAGCTAA
- a CDS encoding glycosyltransferase family 4 protein: MGDVLKRPKSIFIDCTATYYTGLNTGIQRVVRNIIARIDNLEQAYGVKCVPVILKEGQFIAISKEDLLNKKPNQTVLKVKVLLSKLLPSKLYFFAKNLYGKFFLIFAKPSVGSAPITAQKDDIILAIDVFWELGVIDAIKSYKQKYEVMFFLLVYDIIPLMFPQYYRDQTPKKFKKYFSQTDIYDAIITTSKANVNQIKSLNEKEFPNISKKPIAVFGLGSDMKPLNQTNNYNELLDSIVKDSKVFLMVGTLEPRKNHDFVLSAFEKIWEKDLSKKLIIVGRIGWLCENTLKRIKSSKHYNKNLFMFNFLNDEDLSYLYKNTTCVIAASSIEGFGLPLVEAIFYNVPVIASDIDVFREIGDTYPTYFSLSSIDSLIDAIYKIKPEMVKNHTATPTTWDDSANQLINKTLILYNELKDK; this comes from the coding sequence ATGGGTGATGTGTTAAAAAGGCCAAAAAGCATCTTTATAGATTGTACTGCTACTTATTATACAGGTTTAAATACCGGTATACAAAGGGTTGTAAGAAACATAATAGCCCGCATAGATAATTTAGAGCAAGCTTATGGTGTAAAATGCGTCCCTGTGATTTTAAAAGAAGGTCAATTCATAGCTATTTCAAAGGAAGATTTATTAAACAAAAAGCCAAACCAAACAGTTTTAAAAGTTAAAGTTTTACTGTCCAAGCTGCTTCCATCAAAGTTGTATTTTTTTGCAAAGAACTTATACGGAAAGTTTTTTTTGATTTTTGCAAAGCCTTCGGTTGGATCTGCACCGATAACAGCGCAAAAAGATGATATCATATTGGCTATTGATGTGTTTTGGGAATTGGGCGTTATCGATGCAATCAAATCTTACAAACAAAAATATGAGGTTATGTTTTTTCTTTTGGTTTACGATATTATACCTTTGATGTTTCCGCAATACTACAGAGATCAAACACCAAAAAAATTCAAAAAGTATTTTAGTCAAACCGATATTTACGATGCTATAATTACCACATCTAAGGCAAATGTAAATCAAATAAAAAGCTTAAATGAAAAAGAATTTCCTAATATATCAAAAAAGCCAATTGCCGTTTTCGGCTTAGGTAGCGATATGAAACCGCTAAATCAAACAAATAACTACAATGAACTGCTTGACTCAATTGTAAAAGACTCGAAAGTATTTTTAATGGTTGGCACGCTTGAGCCAAGGAAAAATCACGATTTTGTATTAAGTGCTTTTGAAAAGATATGGGAAAAAGATTTATCAAAAAAACTTATCATAGTAGGCAGGATAGGTTGGCTGTGCGAAAATACGCTCAAAAGAATCAAATCGTCAAAACACTACAATAAAAATCTTTTTATGTTTAACTTTTTAAATGACGAGGATCTTTCATATTTATACAAGAATACCACTTGCGTCATTGCAGCTTCTAGTATAGAAGGTTTTGGCTTACCATTGGTAGAAGCGATATTTTATAATGTGCCTGTGATTGCAAGCGACATTGACGTTTTTAGAGAAATAGGCGACACATACCCTACATATTTTAGCCTTTCAAGCATCGATAGCTTGATTGATGCAATATATAAAATAAAACCCGAAATGGTCAAAAACCACACTGCAACCCCGACGACATGGGATGATTCGGCAAATCAATTAATAAATAAAACGCTAATTTTATACAATGAATTAAAAGATAAATAG
- a CDS encoding acyltransferase family protein, whose translation MQLDKNPNVSSTIKYRPDVDGLRAIAVLAVILYHANLAIFSGGYIGVDIFFIISGYLITSITVNELNKDKFTFINFYIRRVKRLFPALFVLIIATFVFGYFYLLPDNYKTLGFSSMFTVFYLSNVYFMRLKGGYFAPGVDSLPLIHTWSLGVEEQYYLFYPAFLVIITKWLKKRYILWVSIALVASFILNIYLVKVDPEADFYLFFTRIWEFAFGGLAALGAFPKLNSNILGKVLAWVGLICILIAVFLYKKTTPFPGYAALLPAIGALLIIYANTFSDNCLKKLLSTKGFVFVGLLSYSLYLWHWPILSAYRYFAPVLPQGTDDIILIAALLLTFVLSYLSYKLIETPIRLKDFKANPKKLFIPIFAIMIAIASFGYYLEYHDGLPARYPEELQKIINAPIDKNLEDSKYMDLKPSEVAWDKYPTLGDKSAPHYTFVVMGDSHADAMSPGFDELAKKFHIKGKLLAASGNPPLFGVNWGDDDTLSQVKSRYLDLIKEHPHIKKIFLVARWGIYVNGYGYIYKNGEFIDNQEGSLALWDKDSRTHNDILHNEKVIERGLVRTLKVFNDMHIQVYIVSDVPEIGWNVPETLSKLYILRNILTRKITAPTYADYLQRQKPVIKAFKEAEKHYKFTLINPAKYMCISNKPCVILDKDGYPLYLDTNHLTNHGAYYVVNHDPKFKEYLKMQ comes from the coding sequence ATGCAGTTAGATAAAAATCCCAATGTATCAAGCACTATCAAATATAGACCTGATGTAGATGGTTTAAGGGCGATAGCCGTACTGGCTGTCATTTTGTATCATGCTAATTTGGCTATATTTTCAGGTGGATACATCGGCGTTGATATCTTTTTTATAATTTCTGGGTACTTAATTACATCTATCACCGTCAACGAACTCAATAAAGATAAATTCACCTTTATAAATTTTTATATTAGGAGGGTAAAAAGACTATTCCCCGCATTATTTGTTCTTATTATAGCTACCTTTGTCTTTGGCTATTTTTATCTTTTGCCGGATAATTACAAAACTTTGGGCTTTTCTTCAATGTTTACCGTTTTTTATCTGTCAAACGTTTATTTTATGAGGTTAAAAGGTGGATACTTTGCTCCAGGTGTAGATTCTTTGCCTCTTATACATACATGGTCTTTGGGTGTTGAAGAGCAGTACTATTTATTTTACCCCGCTTTTTTGGTAATTATCACAAAATGGCTAAAAAAGCGCTATATATTATGGGTTAGCATTGCATTGGTAGCTTCTTTTATTTTAAATATTTATCTTGTAAAAGTTGACCCAGAAGCTGATTTTTATCTATTTTTTACAAGGATCTGGGAATTTGCCTTTGGCGGACTTGCGGCACTTGGAGCTTTCCCAAAGCTAAATAGTAATATTTTGGGTAAAGTTTTAGCATGGGTTGGTTTGATATGTATTTTAATAGCAGTTTTTTTGTATAAAAAAACCACACCATTTCCGGGATACGCTGCACTTTTGCCAGCTATTGGTGCTTTACTAATTATTTATGCTAACACATTTTCTGATAACTGCTTAAAAAAATTACTTTCCACAAAAGGTTTTGTGTTTGTAGGCCTTTTGTCATACTCGCTTTATTTATGGCATTGGCCGATTTTGTCTGCTTATAGATACTTTGCCCCGGTACTGCCTCAAGGCACCGATGATATCATATTGATAGCCGCATTATTGTTGACATTTGTTTTGTCTTACCTTTCTTATAAGTTAATAGAAACGCCTATTAGGTTGAAAGACTTTAAAGCTAACCCAAAAAAACTTTTTATTCCTATTTTTGCCATTATGATTGCTATTGCTTCATTTGGTTATTATTTAGAGTATCACGATGGTTTGCCTGCAAGATATCCTGAAGAACTTCAAAAAATTATAAATGCTCCTATAGACAAAAATCTTGAAGATTCTAAATATATGGATTTAAAACCAAGTGAGGTAGCCTGGGATAAGTACCCAACGCTTGGTGATAAAAGCGCACCTCATTATACTTTTGTAGTAATGGGAGACTCCCATGCGGATGCAATGTCTCCAGGGTTTGATGAGTTGGCAAAAAAGTTTCATATTAAAGGCAAGCTTTTGGCAGCAAGCGGCAACCCACCGTTATTTGGCGTTAATTGGGGTGACGATGATACATTATCGCAGGTAAAATCAAGATATTTGGATCTAATCAAAGAGCATCCTCACATTAAAAAAATATTTTTAGTAGCTCGATGGGGCATTTACGTGAATGGATATGGCTATATTTACAAAAATGGAGAGTTTATTGATAACCAAGAAGGGTCTTTAGCTTTGTGGGACAAAGACTCCAGAACTCACAATGATATATTACATAATGAAAAAGTGATTGAAAGGGGTTTAGTAAGAACGCTAAAGGTTTTCAATGATATGCATATACAGGTTTATATTGTCTCTGATGTGCCAGAAATAGGTTGGAATGTGCCGGAAACATTATCAAAGCTCTATATTTTGCGCAATATTCTAACAAGAAAAATTACAGCCCCGACATACGCTGATTATCTACAAAGACAAAAGCCTGTTATTAAAGCATTTAAAGAAGCAGAAAAACATTATAAATTTACATTAATAAACCCGGCTAAATATATGTGCATAAGCAATAAGCCGTGTGTAATTTTAGATAAAGACGGTTACCCTCTTTATTTGGATACCAATCATCTGACTAATCATGGTGCGTATTATGTGGTGAATCATGATCCAAAATTTAAAGAATATTTAAAAATGCAGTAA
- a CDS encoding glycosyltransferase family 2 protein, whose product MIKILERLGLIQPQPYALWIRNFEPNNKALIEQRTHKFAYNPKISIIVTTLNTPTKILRDMLNSVSNQTYSNWQLCIADGSTKKSTLRMLKKFSKKDKRIVVKFLNENKGTAANLRQAIRFAAGEYVAFLGPFDTLAPFALFEIVKAISENPDTEFIYSDEDKISKNAKKRFSPHFKPDFSPDLLRSCNYISHLSVIKKQLLDKIGTLREDFEGSWDYDLILRCTQKAKKIIHIPKVLYHLRHIDPSVPKNIDAKKALSEHLERIGLKGTVEDLDVPGFYKINYDILGLPKISIIIPNKDHKEDLEKCINSILKSTYKNYEIIIAENNSTDKITFEYYDYLKNIYSFIKVIEWGKPFNYSAINNFAVLSTTGDILLFLNNDIEPINNNWLEEMLMFVQRDDVGAVGAKLFYPNNTIQHAGVIIGLGGVADHSHKYFPGDANGYFMRLKIVQNVSAVTGACLMTKKSVFMQVGGFDELYQIAFNDIDFCLKIRQKGYLIVFTPFAKAYHFESKTRGIDDTFEKKQRFNKEKEMFIKNWKEILVSGDPYYKPNLTLYKFDFSPKII is encoded by the coding sequence GTGATCAAAATTTTAGAAAGATTGGGGTTAATACAGCCACAGCCTTATGCATTATGGATAAGAAACTTTGAGCCAAATAATAAAGCACTGATCGAACAAAGAACTCACAAATTTGCATACAACCCTAAAATTTCTATCATAGTGACAACTTTGAATACACCCACAAAAATATTACGCGACATGCTAAACTCAGTTTCAAATCAAACATACTCAAATTGGCAGTTATGCATAGCCGATGGTTCAACCAAAAAATCTACATTGCGTATGCTTAAAAAATTCTCAAAAAAAGACAAAAGAATTGTAGTAAAATTTTTAAATGAAAATAAAGGCACAGCGGCTAATTTAAGGCAAGCGATAAGGTTTGCAGCAGGAGAGTATGTAGCTTTTTTAGGCCCATTTGATACATTAGCCCCTTTTGCTCTGTTTGAGATTGTAAAGGCAATAAGTGAAAACCCTGATACTGAGTTTATATATTCTGATGAAGATAAAATCTCAAAAAACGCTAAAAAAAGGTTTAGCCCTCACTTTAAACCCGATTTTAGTCCGGATTTGCTCAGAAGCTGTAATTATATTTCTCACTTAAGCGTTATTAAAAAACAACTGCTGGATAAGATCGGCACTTTGAGGGAAGATTTTGAAGGATCTTGGGATTATGATTTAATTTTAAGATGCACACAAAAAGCAAAAAAGATTATCCATATCCCTAAAGTTTTATACCATTTACGACATATAGACCCGTCTGTACCCAAAAACATTGATGCAAAAAAAGCTTTAAGCGAACATTTGGAAAGAATTGGTCTAAAAGGCACTGTGGAAGATTTAGATGTGCCTGGGTTTTATAAGATCAATTACGATATTTTAGGTTTGCCAAAAATATCCATAATAATCCCCAATAAAGATCACAAAGAGGACTTAGAAAAGTGCATAAATTCAATATTAAAATCTACTTACAAAAATTATGAAATTATTATTGCAGAAAACAATTCTACGGACAAAATAACATTTGAGTATTATGATTACCTAAAAAACATATACAGTTTTATAAAAGTCATAGAATGGGGCAAACCGTTTAATTACTCCGCCATTAACAATTTTGCTGTTTTATCTACAACGGGCGATATTTTGCTTTTTTTAAATAATGATATTGAACCGATAAATAATAATTGGTTGGAAGAAATGCTTATGTTTGTTCAAAGAGATGATGTAGGTGCAGTGGGCGCTAAACTTTTTTACCCAAATAACACCATCCAGCATGCGGGTGTGATAATTGGGTTAGGTGGGGTAGCAGATCACTCACATAAATACTTTCCCGGCGATGCTAATGGATATTTTATGAGATTAAAGATTGTTCAAAATGTTTCTGCAGTAACAGGTGCTTGCTTGATGACAAAAAAATCGGTATTTATGCAGGTTGGCGGATTTGATGAGCTATACCAAATAGCTTTTAACGATATAGATTTTTGTTTAAAAATTAGGCAAAAAGGTTATTTAATCGTTTTTACGCCGTTTGCTAAAGCTTATCATTTTGAGTCTAAAACCAGAGGTATAGACGATACTTTTGAAAAAAAGCAAAGGTTTAATAAAGAAAAAGAGATGTTTATTAAAAATTGGAAAGAAATTTTAGTCTCAGGGGATCCTTATTATAAACCAAATTTGACATTGTATAAGTTTGATTTTTCTCCAAAGATTATATAA
- a CDS encoding O-antigen ligase family protein — MEKKLVEVFMQRNFFIKYSFFKNLEFPSLDYFSRKFILVSAILLTIGLTTSIAITNIALTIGFVGLLTAVVSKTFKFKRNDVPIGLLFIQNLLSVFGIDIKNSFTNLNPIRLFLPYFVLSRLSEKHKAIVNLLGLVTIFTSICIIINAFFGHKITDLLSAKHIYFHFPPLQANSLWSTNALATGSIMMMLTLVFITLSFYYKSIIYYISSLLGFLSLFLIQERSAILGFVIGVILIPFFVKKIKRKHLVFYYSAVVLVFLVFLQVGFIKQRINQAIQYNKSTSIFLRFAQWDAAIKAMPKQDLKTILFGFGLNNADKAILRYKISSFKSICDKYSLHCSSYTKLNGIGHMDNLYFQILIDYGIIGELLLFASFFIILKNNLTARPISKFSTAFNKSTTIAFISFLVSSFFFSAFLYIDFVYFLMYLLGLNESIKIWDSSDIINKLKYM, encoded by the coding sequence TTGGAGAAAAAGTTAGTAGAAGTTTTTATGCAAAGAAATTTTTTTATTAAATATTCGTTTTTTAAAAACCTTGAGTTTCCATCACTTGACTATTTTAGCAGAAAATTTATTTTGGTTAGCGCAATTTTATTAACAATAGGACTTACAACCTCTATAGCTATTACAAACATTGCCCTAACGATAGGGTTTGTAGGTTTATTAACAGCAGTTGTATCTAAAACTTTTAAATTTAAAAGAAACGATGTGCCTATTGGCCTTTTATTTATACAAAACCTTTTGTCTGTCTTTGGTATAGATATTAAAAATAGCTTTACCAATTTAAATCCCATTCGTTTATTCTTGCCTTATTTTGTGTTAAGCAGGTTAAGCGAAAAACACAAAGCCATTGTCAACCTCTTAGGTCTGGTAACAATTTTTACATCAATATGCATTATTATAAATGCATTTTTTGGACATAAAATAACAGATCTTTTGTCTGCCAAACATATATATTTTCATTTTCCCCCATTGCAGGCAAATAGTTTGTGGTCAACAAATGCTCTAGCCACTGGATCTATTATGATGATGCTTACTTTGGTATTTATAACTTTAAGTTTTTATTATAAAAGCATTATTTACTATATAAGCTCTCTACTTGGTTTTTTGTCATTGTTTTTGATTCAGGAAAGATCGGCAATATTAGGCTTTGTAATTGGGGTCATCTTGATACCATTTTTTGTAAAAAAAATCAAAAGAAAGCATTTGGTATTTTATTATAGCGCAGTTGTTCTGGTCTTTCTGGTTTTTTTGCAAGTTGGCTTTATAAAACAAAGAATTAATCAAGCAATACAATACAATAAAAGCACCAGTATATTCTTAAGATTTGCTCAGTGGGATGCTGCTATCAAAGCTATGCCTAAACAAGATTTAAAAACCATACTTTTTGGCTTTGGCCTGAATAATGCCGATAAAGCGATACTGCGGTACAAAATCTCAAGCTTTAAAAGCATATGCGATAAATACTCGCTGCATTGCAGCTCATACACTAAACTAAACGGCATTGGTCATATGGATAATCTTTATTTTCAGATACTTATAGACTACGGGATAATTGGCGAATTACTGCTTTTTGCGTCATTTTTTATAATACTAAAAAATAACTTAACTGCAAGACCGATCTCTAAATTTTCCACTGCTTTTAATAAATCAACCACAATAGCATTTATATCTTTTCTTGTTTCTTCTTTCTTTTTTAGCGCATTTTTGTATATTGATTTTGTATATTTTCTGATGTATTTACTCGGCCTTAATGAATCTATCAAAATCTGGGATTCTTCTGATATAATAAACAAACTTAAATATATGTAG
- a CDS encoding ABC transporter permease, translating to MTQKLSSIKESFKIPIQYRHLIWILALKELKIRYRGSALGFFWSILNPLLLLLIYVFVFTVIFKASAKAYPVYLFVGLLPWNWFAGSINEATMSIVSSGAFVNKSTLPSEILIIVKVVSNFINYALSLPVLLLFIIIFGVSIGLPLIVFPVIVIIQFFITCGIGFFVAAWEVYYRDMQHIVMNLLQFLFFGMPIMYFEQQLPLKAQKLIFLNPLAYLMKSYQSIFYYNWFPKPFYLALLALVAIVVYILGFLYFRAHKEEFPELV from the coding sequence GTGACTCAAAAATTATCATCAATTAAAGAAAGCTTCAAAATACCTATCCAGTATAGGCATTTAATATGGATCTTGGCATTAAAAGAGCTTAAGATTCGATACAGGGGTTCTGCGCTTGGCTTTTTTTGGTCTATTTTAAATCCTTTGCTCTTGCTTTTAATATATGTATTTGTGTTTACCGTCATATTTAAGGCATCTGCTAAAGCCTACCCTGTGTATTTGTTTGTGGGACTTTTACCGTGGAACTGGTTTGCTGGCTCAATAAATGAAGCCACTATGTCTATAGTAAGCTCTGGGGCGTTTGTTAATAAATCCACGCTGCCCTCTGAGATACTTATAATAGTAAAAGTGGTGTCTAATTTTATAAACTATGCCTTATCTTTGCCTGTGTTGCTTTTATTTATAATTATTTTTGGCGTTTCTATAGGGTTACCTTTGATTGTGTTTCCTGTAATTGTCATTATACAGTTTTTTATTACTTGTGGTATAGGTTTTTTTGTAGCTGCATGGGAGGTATATTACAGGGATATGCAGCATATTGTGATGAATTTACTGCAATTTTTATTTTTTGGTATGCCTATTATGTATTTTGAGCAGCAATTACCGCTAAAGGCCCAAAAATTAATTTTTTTAAACCCGCTTGCGTATTTAATGAAATCCTACCAGAGTATTTTTTACTATAACTGGTTCCCAAAACCTTTTTATCTGGCTTTGCTTGCGCTTGTAGCTATTGTTGTGTATATTTTGGGATTTTTGTACTTTAGAGCTCACAAAGAGGAGTTTCCAGAATTAGTATGA
- the gmd gene encoding GDP-mannose 4,6-dehydratase, with product MKKALITGIRGQDGAYLAKLLLQKGYKVYGADRRSGDSGNWRLKELGIEQEVEIVYMDLLELTNIRHVISKVMPDEVYNLAAQSFVGVSFEQPILTADIDAIGVLRVLEALRDIKPDAKFYQASTSEMFGKVREMPQSETTPFYPRSPYAVSKVYAHYISVNYREAYSMFTACGILFNHESELRGLEFVTRKTTYAVARIKYGLQDKLILGNLDSKRDWGYAPEYVYGMYLMLQQNKPDDYVLATGHTHTIREFVEKAFEAAGFNIEWLGEGINSKGIDKKTGKVLVEVSKDFYRPSEVDVLIGNPKKAKEKLNWQAKTTLEELVQIMMEADLKRIKSSQLCS from the coding sequence ATGAAAAAAGCGCTCATTACTGGTATTAGGGGCCAAGATGGTGCATATTTAGCCAAACTGCTCCTACAAAAAGGCTATAAGGTCTACGGTGCAGATAGACGCAGCGGCGACTCTGGTAATTGGCGGCTAAAAGAGCTTGGCATAGAGCAAGAGGTAGAAATTGTCTACATGGATTTATTAGAATTAACCAATATTCGCCATGTAATATCAAAAGTTATGCCAGATGAAGTGTATAACCTGGCAGCGCAGAGCTTTGTGGGTGTATCATTTGAACAGCCCATATTAACAGCGGATATAGATGCGATAGGCGTGCTTAGGGTATTGGAGGCGCTAAGAGACATAAAGCCCGATGCAAAATTCTACCAAGCATCAACCTCAGAAATGTTTGGCAAAGTAAGAGAAATGCCCCAATCAGAAACCACGCCGTTTTATCCAAGGAGCCCTTATGCAGTATCAAAAGTCTATGCCCACTACATAAGCGTAAACTATAGAGAAGCCTACAGTATGTTTACAGCCTGCGGTATACTGTTTAACCATGAATCAGAGCTAAGGGGGTTAGAGTTTGTTACAAGGAAAACCACATATGCCGTTGCAAGAATAAAATACGGCTTGCAAGACAAGTTAATATTGGGTAACTTAGACTCAAAGCGCGACTGGGGTTATGCTCCAGAGTATGTATATGGTATGTACTTAATGCTGCAGCAGAACAAGCCAGATGATTACGTGCTTGCAACAGGCCACACCCATACCATAAGAGAGTTTGTAGAAAAAGCTTTTGAAGCAGCAGGTTTTAATATAGAGTGGTTGGGTGAGGGTATAAACTCAAAAGGTATAGATAAAAAAACAGGCAAAGTATTGGTAGAAGTTTCAAAAGATTTTTATAGGCCCTCAGAGGTAGACGTGCTAATAGGCAACCCAAAAAAAGCCAAAGAAAAGTTAAATTGGCAGGCAAAAACGACACTTGAGGAATTGGTGCAGATTATGATGGAAGCGGACTTAAAACGTATAAAAAGTTCTCAATTATGCAGTTAG
- a CDS encoding very short patch repair endonuclease produces MADNHSPEERSYNMSRIRSGNTKPEEIVRKYLFSRGLRYRKNDKRYPGKPDAVFPKYHTAVFVNGCFWHSHSGCPGFVMPKSNLEYWKPKLERNRQRDAENIDILQKNGWRVIVVWECELKKPLRDERLAKLYDEITAIINDFDVNKY; encoded by the coding sequence TTGGCAGATAATCATTCTCCTGAAGAGCGCAGTTATAACATGTCGCGGATTCGAAGCGGAAACACCAAACCTGAAGAAATCGTACGAAAGTATCTTTTTTCAAGGGGACTTCGATACAGAAAAAATGACAAACGATATCCAGGCAAGCCAGATGCTGTTTTCCCTAAATATCACACTGCTGTCTTTGTTAATGGTTGTTTCTGGCATTCTCACAGCGGATGCCCAGGGTTTGTAATGCCTAAATCTAATCTCGAATACTGGAAGCCAAAATTAGAACGTAACCGTCAGCGGGACGCTGAAAATATTGATATTTTACAAAAGAACGGCTGGCGAGTAATTGTGGTTTGGGAATGTGAGTTAAAAAAACCATTACGCGATGAAAGACTTGCTAAGCTTTACGATGAGATAACTGCCATTATTAATGACTTTGACGTAAATAAATATTAA